The following are from one region of the Alkalimarinus sediminis genome:
- a CDS encoding YdgA family protein, with protein sequence MNKLVGVGLVGLGAIALGGPYISGTQAESQYHQAIASLNAQSGVTAISEGYEKGYLSADSVTLVRFDSSDLDDEIPQEVRFKTHFSHGIYSVKAVSHLVLDDETTEELKEVLGESQPLEVVTTVNLFGDASVVATTPKIDYVEPDGLEKVTISEFEMTVDVPSDLKQVTANIDWPGMSMTGEDGTDVTVGQFKMTQTGSQLTDYLWASDMTLTLDGVSAKEAGQSFDLKNLKMSSVTEESTKGRIDSGFDMSIDSVKLNGEEFKNQKLVFSLKDLAMVEFDALMETFDKLEETSQITDPQQQAMAQMEQFARVGQDVTALFNKGLQIDISELFVNTPQGDVKGMLHIEQPESDVTVSAGPGALLQTTKGQMTLTAPALLLENAGPEMMQQLEGLLAQNLIVKDGEVYKTEAKLESMVININGTEMPLPPLM encoded by the coding sequence ATGAACAAATTGGTTGGTGTTGGACTTGTAGGTCTGGGGGCTATCGCATTGGGCGGGCCATATATTAGTGGTACTCAGGCAGAGAGTCAGTATCATCAGGCAATAGCATCACTCAACGCCCAATCTGGCGTAACTGCAATCAGCGAAGGTTACGAAAAAGGCTACTTGAGTGCAGACTCCGTTACATTAGTTAGATTTGACTCTAGTGACCTTGATGATGAAATTCCTCAAGAAGTGCGTTTTAAAACGCACTTCTCCCACGGTATTTACTCTGTTAAAGCCGTCTCTCACTTGGTTCTTGATGACGAAACAACCGAAGAGCTGAAAGAGGTGTTGGGTGAATCTCAGCCTCTAGAAGTGGTGACCACTGTAAACCTGTTCGGTGATGCGTCTGTCGTCGCTACCACTCCAAAAATCGACTATGTTGAGCCTGATGGGTTAGAAAAGGTCACTATCTCAGAATTCGAGATGACTGTTGATGTGCCATCTGACCTCAAACAAGTGACGGCCAATATTGATTGGCCTGGTATGAGTATGACTGGTGAAGATGGTACTGATGTTACTGTGGGCCAATTCAAAATGACTCAAACCGGTAGTCAATTAACTGACTACTTGTGGGCGAGTGACATGACATTAACCTTAGACGGTGTTTCGGCAAAAGAGGCTGGTCAAAGCTTCGATTTAAAAAATCTGAAAATGAGCTCGGTGACTGAAGAGTCAACCAAAGGTCGCATTGATTCTGGTTTCGACATGTCTATCGATAGCGTTAAGCTGAATGGCGAAGAGTTTAAGAATCAAAAGCTAGTCTTTAGCCTGAAAGATCTTGCGATGGTTGAGTTTGATGCACTGATGGAGACTTTTGACAAACTAGAAGAGACTTCTCAAATTACTGACCCTCAGCAGCAGGCGATGGCTCAAATGGAGCAGTTTGCGCGAGTAGGTCAAGATGTTACAGCGCTGTTTAATAAAGGGTTGCAAATAGATATCTCTGAGTTGTTTGTTAACACTCCACAGGGTGATGTAAAAGGAATGCTGCATATCGAACAGCCTGAGTCTGACGTGACTGTAAGTGCAGGGCCTGGCGCCTTGCTGCAGACAACAAAAGGTCAGATGACTCTAACGGCACCTGCGTTGTTACTTGAAAATGCGGGCCCCGAAATGATGCAGCAGCTAGAAGGTTTGTTGGCTCAAAATCTGATTGTTAAGGATGGAGAGGTTTATAAGACTGAAGCCAAGCTTGAGAGTATGGTGATCAACATTAATGGTACTGAGATGCCTCTGCCGCCGCTAATGTAA
- a CDS encoding AI-2E family transporter, producing the protein MQEHTGFSGASRTIIIFAAFVVVVAGIKTAESLMVTFLLSGFFAIICAPPFMFMLRKGVPDWASLIIVVIGITAIQFLFITIIASSIADFSRDIPLYQERLQQLFVSFTTTLDSWGVAVPESALQQHFDPGVILKMAANTLGSLGSVLSNSFMIILTVIFMLFEGASLPKKLQVAFGNDSQHMAHLSRFLDDVKSYMTIKSVISLITGFAIYIWLLIVGVDYALLWGVVAFLFNFVPNIGSIIAAIPAVLLALIQLGPLSAIFAGVGFLLANIIMGNVVEPRFMGRGLGLSTLVVFLSLVFWGWVMGPVGMLLSVPLTMLMKIAFESSEETKWIAIIMGPDIRDSSPE; encoded by the coding sequence ATGCAAGAACATACCGGTTTTTCTGGTGCTTCACGCACCATTATTATATTTGCCGCTTTTGTGGTGGTCGTGGCGGGTATAAAAACAGCCGAGTCGTTAATGGTGACGTTTTTGCTCTCGGGTTTTTTTGCCATTATTTGTGCTCCGCCGTTTATGTTTATGTTGCGTAAAGGCGTGCCAGACTGGGCCTCCTTGATTATAGTGGTTATCGGTATCACTGCTATACAGTTCTTGTTTATTACGATTATTGCCTCCTCTATAGCTGACTTCTCTCGAGATATACCGCTTTATCAGGAGAGGCTTCAACAGCTTTTTGTGAGCTTTACGACAACGCTTGATAGCTGGGGGGTTGCTGTGCCCGAAAGTGCGCTGCAACAACACTTTGATCCTGGCGTCATATTAAAAATGGCTGCGAACACATTAGGTAGTCTGGGTAGCGTACTGTCGAACTCGTTTATGATCATTCTAACGGTAATTTTTATGCTATTCGAAGGAGCTAGTCTGCCTAAGAAGCTGCAAGTGGCCTTTGGAAACGATAGCCAGCATATGGCACATCTATCCCGCTTTCTAGATGATGTGAAAAGTTATATGACGATTAAGTCGGTCATTAGTTTAATCACCGGGTTTGCTATCTATATATGGCTGTTGATCGTAGGAGTTGATTACGCTTTGCTTTGGGGTGTAGTCGCATTTCTGTTTAATTTTGTACCTAATATTGGTTCCATTATCGCAGCTATTCCAGCGGTACTTTTAGCCCTTATTCAGTTGGGGCCGCTCTCTGCCATATTTGCAGGCGTAGGGTTCTTGTTGGCTAACATTATTATGGGTAATGTGGTTGAGCCTCGTTTTATGGGGCGAGGCCTAGGATTATCTACCCTAGTGGTATTCTTATCTTTGGTATTTTGGGGATGGGTAATGGGGCCTGTAGGTATGTTATTGTCGGTACCGTTAACAATGCTGATGAAAATTGCTTTCGAGAGCAGTGAAGAGACCAAATGGATCGCAATTATTATGGGGCCTGATATTCGGGACTCCTCTCCTGAATAG